One Myripristis murdjan chromosome 18, fMyrMur1.1, whole genome shotgun sequence DNA window includes the following coding sequences:
- the LOC115376667 gene encoding trace amine-associated receptor 13c-like: METLEEGELCFPELFNSSCRKPKAPRSRVVLLYILLSSISALTMALNLLVIISISHYRQLHTPTNLLLLSLAVSDFLMGLLMPGNNGLVGGCWYLNDLICSLYYFGCFILFSTSVGHMVLISVDRYVAICDPLRYPTKVTPRRVKLCVCLCWLCAVSFNCLLLKDHLRQPSRYISCRGECMLVIDHIAGVVDLALTFTSPITVIVVLYMRVFVVAVSQARAMRSHIVSVTLQRSGTVTAKKSEWKAARTLGVVVAVFLICFIPYYYLSLAGQDTVNTAFSVPFENWLLYCNSCLNPLIYALFYPWFRKTVKLIVTLQILQPNSCETNVL; the protein is encoded by the exons atggagACCCTGGAAGAAGGTGAACTCTGCTTTCCAGAGCTCTTCAACTCCTCCTGCAGAAAGCCGAAGGCTCCTCGCTCCAGGGTCGTGCTGCTGTACATCCTGCTGTCCTCCATCTCTGCGCTCACCATGGCTCTCAACTTGctggtcatcatctccatctcacACTACAG GCAGCTCCACACACCGACTaacctgctcctcctctctctggctgtctcagACTTCCTCATGGGCCTCCTGATGCCGGGTAACAATGGCCTAGTTGGAGGCTGCTGGTATCTTAACGACCTCATATGCAGTCTGTATTACTTTGGGTGCTTTATCCTTTTCTCCACGTCTGTAGGACACATGGTTCTCATATCAGTCGACCGTTATGTAGCGATTTGTGACCCTCTGCGTTACCCCACCAAAGTGACTCCTAGGAGAGTGAaactctgtgtttgtctgtgctggCTCTGTGCTGTCTCCTTCAACTGTCTGCTTCTGAAAGATCATCTGAGGCAGCCAAGCCGGTACATATCCTGCAGAGGAGAGTGCATGCTCGTCATCGATCACATTGCAGGAGTTGTTGACCTGGCTTTGACTTTTACCAGTCCGATTACTGTCATCGTAGTTCTGTATATGAgagtgtttgtggtggctgtgtctcaggctcGGGCCATGAGATCCCACattgtgtctgtcactctgcagcGTTCAGGGACTGTCACCGCTAAAAAATCTGAGTGGAAAGCAGCCAGGACTCTTGGTGTTGTCGTAGCTGTGTTTCTCATATGTTTCATTCCCTATTATTATCTCTCTCTTGCAGGGCAGGACACCGTGAACACTGCTTTCTCTGTACCCTTTGAGAACTGGCTGTTGTATTGTAACTCCTGTCTAAACCCACTGATCTATGCCCTTTTTTACCCCTGGTTCAGAAAAACTGTCAAACTCATTGTTACACTTCAGATCCTGCAGCCCAACTCCTGTGAGACCAACGTGCTGTAA
- the LOC115376670 gene encoding trace amine-associated receptor 13c-like, whose product METLEEGELCFPELFNSSCRKPKAPRSRVVLLYILLSSISAFTMALNLLVIISISHYRQLHTPTNLLLLSLAVSDFLMGLLMPFDIVLVGGCWYLGDLMCNLHYFGCFILVSTSVGHMVLISVDRYVAICDPLRCPTRVTLRRVKLCVCLCWLCAASFNCLLLKDHIRQPGRDISCRGECVVVIDHIAGVVDMVSTFASPITVIVVLYMRVFVVAVSQARAMRSHIVSVTLQRSGTVTAKKSEWKAARTLGVVVAVFLICFIPYYCPSLAGQDTMNNVSSVPFEILLLYCNSCLNPLIYTLFYPWFRKAVKFVVTLQILQPNSCETNVL is encoded by the exons atggagACCCTTGAAGAAGGTGAACTCTGCTTTCCAGAGCTCTTCAACTCCTCCTGCAGAAAGCCGAAGGCTCCTCGCTCCAGGGTCGTGCTGCTCTACATCCTGCTGTCCTCCATCTCTGCATTCACCATGGCTCTCAACCTGCttgtcatcatctccatctcccactACAG GCAGCTCCACACACCGACTaacctgctcctcctctctctggctgtctcagACTTCCTCATGGGCCTCCTGATGCCGTTTGACATCGTCCTGGTTGGAGGCTGCTGGTATCTTGGCGACCTCATGTGCAATCTGCATTACTTTGGGTGCTTTATCCTTGTCTCCACGTCTGTAGGACACATGGTTCTCATATCAGTCGACCGTTATGTAGCGATTTGTGACCCTCTGCGTTGCCCCACCAGAGTGACTCTGAGGAGAGTGAaactctgtgtttgtctgtgctggCTCTGTGCTGCCTCCTTCAACTGTCTGCTTCTGAAAGATCATATCAGACAGCCAGGCCGGGACATATCCTGCAGAGGAGAGTGCGTGGTTGTCATCGATCACATCGCAGGAGTTGTCGACATGGTCTCGACCTTTGCCAGTCCAATTACTGTTATCGTAGTTCTGTATATGAgagtgtttgtggtggctgtgtctcaggctcGTGCCATGAGATCCCACattgtgtctgtcactctgcagcGTTCAGGGACTGTCACCGCTAAGAAATCTGAGTGGAAAGCAGCCAGGACTCTTGGTGTTGTCGTAGCTGTGTTTCTCATATGTTTCATTCCCTACTATTGCCCCTCTCTTGCAGGGCAGGACACCATGAACAATGTTTCCTCTGTACCCTTTGAGATCTTGCTGTTGTATTGTAACTCCTGTCTAAACCCACTGATCTACACTCTTTTCTACCCCTGGTTCAGAAAAGCTGTCAAATTTGTTGTTACACTTCAGATCCTGCAGCCCAACTCCTGTGAGACCAATGTGCTGTAA